One region of Opitutaceae bacterium genomic DNA includes:
- a CDS encoding Gfo/Idh/MocA family oxidoreductase yields MKNPIPFSASSTQVPRRNFIKTSAALAAGTALSGGFAGLTAAERTRSIGANDRIRIGIIGCGERGRKAHMVGIHKFVKETNFEIVAVCDPWRVARENANAMVKEWFGREAKAFTTYRDLLAMNGLDAVMIASPDFHHTTHLEAAAKAGKHIYVEKPLATEMDKLVRACDAVKQAGTVVQVGTQLRSLPSVVGAREVVTSGLLGKLSRIEECRNGEQPYWYPYLSREPEVRKEDLDWNEFLGDREKRPFNARQFAAWYGYYEFCQGPIPQWGAHFLDLAHYVTACSIPDSCMCNGGIFSWKDENRFTVPDCVQGSWIYPEGFLLTSSNNFGNGYGNTRKFFGDKGVLKMDNWNAPTYSAEGGGRRDGRIRGQNEVKPIDQPDHFLNWLQCMRDGRTPHASIDAGYQHAVAVLMAVRSYETGRRVVYDRKSRSLKMA; encoded by the coding sequence ATGAAAAACCCAATCCCGTTTTCAGCATCTTCGACCCAGGTTCCCCGCCGAAATTTCATCAAGACTTCCGCCGCGCTTGCCGCGGGAACCGCGCTTTCCGGTGGTTTTGCGGGACTGACCGCAGCGGAGCGCACGCGTTCGATTGGCGCGAATGACCGCATTCGCATTGGCATCATCGGCTGCGGTGAGCGCGGTCGAAAGGCGCACATGGTGGGGATCCACAAATTCGTCAAGGAGACGAATTTTGAGATAGTCGCCGTCTGTGACCCCTGGCGGGTGGCCCGCGAGAATGCGAATGCGATGGTCAAGGAATGGTTTGGGCGCGAGGCGAAGGCCTTCACCACCTACCGGGATCTTCTCGCGATGAACGGACTGGATGCCGTGATGATCGCGTCCCCCGATTTTCACCACACCACCCACCTGGAGGCGGCTGCGAAGGCGGGAAAACACATTTACGTCGAGAAGCCGCTCGCGACCGAGATGGACAAACTGGTGCGCGCCTGTGACGCGGTGAAGCAAGCCGGCACCGTCGTGCAGGTTGGCACGCAGCTTCGAAGCCTTCCGTCGGTTGTGGGGGCCCGCGAAGTGGTCACCAGCGGCCTGCTCGGGAAACTTTCCCGCATCGAGGAGTGTCGCAATGGCGAGCAGCCCTACTGGTATCCCTACCTCTCGCGGGAACCGGAGGTGAGGAAGGAGGATCTGGACTGGAACGAATTTCTTGGCGATCGTGAGAAGCGTCCGTTCAATGCCCGTCAGTTTGCGGCGTGGTATGGCTATTACGAATTCTGCCAGGGGCCGATTCCGCAGTGGGGTGCGCATTTTCTGGATCTCGCGCACTATGTGACGGCCTGCAGCATCCCGGATTCCTGCATGTGCAACGGCGGCATTTTCAGTTGGAAGGACGAGAATCGCTTCACCGTTCCGGATTGCGTGCAGGGGAGCTGGATTTATCCCGAGGGATTTCTGCTCACCAGTTCGAACAATTTCGGCAATGGCTACGGCAACACCCGGAAGTTTTTTGGCGACAAGGGTGTGCTCAAGATGGACAACTGGAACGCGCCCACCTACAGCGCGGAAGGGGGCGGCCGTCGCGATGGCAGGATTCGCGGACAGAACGAGGTCAAGCCGATCGATCAGCCGGATCATTTTCTGAACTGGCTCCAGTGCATGCGCGACGGCAGGACGCCGCACGCTTCAATCGACGCGGGCTATCAGCACGCCGTCGCCGTGCTGATGGCGGTGCGATCCTACGAGACGGGCCGCAGGGTTGTTTATGATCGCAAGTCCAGGTCGCTGAAAATGGCCTGA
- a CDS encoding COX15/CtaA family protein has protein sequence MSLLRPLNRTRTYQPGLAWCAAAGTAWVFVLVTLGAFTTSIGAGMVFPDWPLSNGSLNPDGWLHDLAMFSEHSHRLSAGLISAVTIGIAVAVWFKDSRPRMRKLAWLAVGLVLAQATVGGLRVLMDHLHVETVDTSVGRLFAMVHATLAQLYICSLIAISLSLSRPWLESTSGRMRGRPSWQGTAVICTSLLVVQLAVAAVMRHSFAGTAITTFPWSTPQGDLLPAAWNFRVAIHFAHRMIAVVITLALVLLVVRISRDPATSLRVKALAWMLLVFLAVQITLGAAAVLTYRNPYFTTSHVVVGAQTLALSFGLTWWSFRPGREASRAATAPARGLRTQPTSVA, from the coding sequence ATGTCACTGCTTCGCCCGCTCAACCGCACCCGCACCTATCAGCCCGGTCTGGCCTGGTGCGCCGCTGCGGGCACGGCCTGGGTTTTTGTCCTGGTCACGCTTGGCGCATTCACCACCAGCATTGGTGCGGGCATGGTGTTCCCGGACTGGCCGCTTTCCAACGGATCATTGAACCCTGACGGCTGGCTTCACGATCTTGCGATGTTCTCCGAACACTCGCACCGCCTCAGCGCGGGCCTGATCAGTGCTGTGACCATCGGCATCGCGGTCGCCGTCTGGTTCAAGGACTCGCGCCCGCGCATGCGAAAACTCGCCTGGCTCGCGGTCGGACTGGTCCTCGCCCAGGCCACTGTCGGTGGCCTTCGGGTGCTCATGGATCACCTGCACGTCGAAACCGTGGACACCAGCGTCGGACGCCTCTTTGCAATGGTACACGCGACGCTGGCGCAACTCTACATCTGTTCGCTCATTGCCATCTCACTCTCCCTCAGCCGGCCATGGCTGGAATCAACCAGCGGCCGCATGCGCGGACGCCCCTCCTGGCAGGGCACGGCAGTCATCTGCACCAGTCTGCTTGTCGTTCAACTTGCTGTTGCAGCGGTGATGCGGCACAGCTTCGCCGGCACTGCAATAACCACATTTCCATGGAGCACGCCGCAGGGAGATCTGCTTCCGGCGGCATGGAATTTCCGCGTGGCGATTCATTTCGCCCACCGCATGATCGCGGTGGTCATCACCCTGGCGCTCGTCCTGCTGGTTGTCCGCATCTCGCGCGATCCGGCGACATCGCTCCGGGTCAAGGCCCTCGCCTGGATGCTTCTGGTCTTTCTGGCGGTCCAGATAACCCTGGGTGCCGCCGCAGTCCTCACCTATCGGAATCCCTACTTCACCACCAGTCATGTCGTGGTCGGCGCGCAAACCCTCGCGCTGAGCTTCGGACTGACGTGGTGGTCGTTTCGCCCCGGCAGGGAAGCAAGCCGGGCCGCCACCGCACCTGCGCGCGGACTCCGCACGCAACCCACTTCAGTCGCATGA
- the lipA gene encoding lipoyl synthase gives MDTSRKPAWLRAKLPSGPGYSAVRKLVDENKLHTVCQSAQCPNLGECWSRGTATVMILGNICTRSCNFCAIQTGRPSEVDFGEPARVADAVAKMGLKHCVITSVSRDELTDGGAGIWAATIRAVRHRNPQTAIEVLVPDFKGRLELVDLVLDARPDIYNHNLETVERLQKPVRVQARYDRSRSVLRRAKSRGFTTKTGIMLGLGETLDEIERTIRDVAADGTDILTIGQYLQPTPQHWKIDRWVHPDEFIRWKEFGLSIGIGVVESGAMVRSSYHADEQSQKYTGIEHLNTANSLAEA, from the coding sequence ATGGACACCTCCCGCAAACCCGCCTGGCTGCGCGCCAAACTTCCCAGTGGCCCGGGCTACAGCGCCGTGCGGAAGCTCGTCGACGAAAACAAGCTGCACACCGTCTGCCAGAGCGCGCAATGTCCGAACCTGGGTGAATGCTGGTCGCGCGGCACGGCGACGGTTATGATCCTCGGCAACATCTGCACCCGTTCCTGCAACTTCTGCGCCATTCAGACCGGACGTCCCAGCGAGGTTGATTTCGGCGAACCCGCGCGGGTAGCCGACGCCGTTGCCAAAATGGGACTGAAGCACTGCGTGATCACCAGCGTTTCCCGGGACGAACTCACCGACGGAGGCGCGGGCATCTGGGCAGCCACGATTCGCGCGGTTCGCCACCGAAACCCGCAGACCGCCATCGAGGTGCTGGTTCCCGATTTCAAGGGACGCCTTGAACTGGTGGATCTCGTGCTCGACGCAAGGCCGGACATCTACAACCACAACCTGGAGACCGTGGAGCGGCTGCAGAAGCCGGTGCGCGTCCAGGCCCGTTATGACCGCTCACGCTCCGTGCTTCGACGCGCGAAAAGCAGGGGCTTCACCACAAAGACCGGCATCATGCTCGGACTGGGTGAAACGCTGGACGAAATCGAACGGACGATTCGCGACGTCGCGGCGGACGGGACGGACATTCTCACCATCGGGCAGTACCTGCAGCCGACGCCCCAGCACTGGAAGATAGACCGCTGGGTTCATCCCGACGAATTCATTCGCTGGAAGGAGTTCGGGCTGTCCATCGGCATCGGCGTGGTCGAGAGCGGCGCGATGGTCCGCTCCAGCTACCACGCCGACGAGCAGTCGCAGAAGTACACCGGTATCGAACATCTCAATACAGCCAATTCCCTGGCGGAAGCCTGA
- a CDS encoding AMP nucleosidase encodes MLTRKMIVRNWLPRYTGVPLKDFGDYVLLTNFQRYVELFARLHKVPVQGREKPMPSATAGRITIINFGMGSATAATILDLLSAISPKAVLFLGKCGGIKHRAVVGDLILPIAAIRGEGTSNDYYPPEVPALPAFALQKAISTTIRDHKRDYWTGTVYTTNRRVWEHDTRFKAYLKRIRAMAIDMETATIFMTGFFNEIPTGALLLVSDQPMFPEGVKTAASDAAVDEKYVGDHLRIGIDSLKQLINQGLTVKHLKF; translated from the coding sequence ATGCTGACTCGAAAGATGATCGTCCGAAACTGGCTTCCTCGCTACACAGGGGTGCCATTGAAGGACTTTGGTGATTATGTCCTGCTGACTAATTTCCAGCGCTACGTGGAGTTGTTCGCCAGGTTGCACAAGGTGCCAGTGCAAGGCCGTGAAAAACCGATGCCGAGCGCAACCGCAGGACGAATCACGATCATAAATTTCGGCATGGGAAGCGCCACTGCCGCGACCATTCTCGATCTGCTTTCGGCGATTTCTCCAAAGGCTGTTCTGTTTCTCGGGAAATGCGGGGGGATCAAACACCGTGCCGTTGTGGGAGATCTCATTCTGCCCATCGCCGCGATCCGAGGTGAAGGCACCAGCAACGACTACTATCCTCCCGAGGTTCCCGCCCTGCCAGCCTTTGCGCTGCAGAAGGCGATTTCCACGACGATTCGCGATCACAAGCGCGACTATTGGACCGGCACCGTTTACACGACGAACCGCCGCGTCTGGGAGCACGACACCCGGTTCAAGGCGTACCTCAAGCGCATTCGCGCCATGGCCATCGACATGGAGACAGCCACAATTTTCATGACGGGCTTCTTCAACGAAATCCCCACAGGCGCGCTGCTGCTGGTTAGCGATCAGCCCATGTTTCCCGAAGGAGTGAAGACCGCCGCGAGCGATGCCGCAGTCGATGAAAAGTATGTCGGCGACCACCTGCGCATCGGAATTGATTCCCTCAAGCAGCTCATCAATCAGGGGCTGACCGTGAAGCACCTCAAGTTCTGA
- a CDS encoding SCO family protein, with the protein MTFIAVAIAIAWGCSQPREHTAPNGDGAGKTRARYPLKGEIIGIELDRGRLIVKHEEIPGYMPAMTMEFIVSPGDLANAKEGQHITAEMVSNEGGDLLLEKIWPAEAVATSKVAAGTASLLQDTTIRGRSAYREVGESTPSFTLYDQTGTVVQSDRFRGRQVLVNFIFTRCPVATMCPAAVTRFQQVQARAKKEGITNLELISISLDPTFDTPGVLKQYASARGIDTSNYSFLTGPEEAIRALLTQFGVIAEFKGDLINHTLATILINEKGTIVWRADGSSWSVEEFVGKMNHGGKGAS; encoded by the coding sequence ATGACTTTCATTGCGGTTGCGATAGCAATCGCCTGGGGATGCAGCCAACCAAGAGAGCACACTGCTCCGAACGGTGATGGGGCGGGCAAGACCAGAGCCCGTTATCCCCTGAAGGGCGAGATCATTGGCATAGAACTCGATCGAGGGAGACTCATCGTGAAACACGAGGAGATTCCGGGTTACATGCCGGCGATGACGATGGAATTCATTGTGTCGCCCGGAGATCTTGCGAATGCGAAGGAGGGTCAGCACATCACCGCGGAGATGGTTTCCAATGAGGGCGGCGATCTTCTCCTGGAAAAAATCTGGCCGGCGGAGGCAGTCGCCACCTCGAAGGTTGCGGCAGGCACCGCGTCGCTTCTCCAAGACACGACGATTCGTGGGCGAAGCGCCTATCGCGAAGTCGGGGAGAGCACCCCATCGTTCACACTCTATGACCAGACCGGAACCGTCGTGCAATCCGATCGTTTTCGAGGCCGGCAGGTATTGGTCAACTTCATCTTCACGCGCTGTCCGGTGGCCACGATGTGCCCGGCCGCCGTCACGAGATTCCAGCAGGTGCAGGCCAGGGCGAAGAAGGAGGGAATCACCAACCTTGAACTGATTTCGATCTCGCTCGATCCCACCTTCGATACGCCGGGTGTGCTGAAGCAGTATGCGTCCGCGCGTGGAATCGATACTTCGAACTATTCGTTCCTCACCGGACCGGAGGAGGCGATCCGCGCATTGCTCACGCAGTTTGGAGTGATCGCCGAATTCAAGGGGGATTTGATCAATCACACGCTCGCGACGATACTGATCAACGAGAAGGGCACCATAGTCTGGAGGGCGGATGGAAGCTCCTGGAGCGTGGAGGAATTCGTGGGGAAAATGAACCACGGCGGGAAGGGCGCGTCATGA
- the cyoE gene encoding protoheme IX farnesyltransferase, whose product MSATAAATHGPAAKAALADYFELTKPRLSLLSILTAAVGYAAARGGWDTLLFAFAMLGTSLCAAGVAALNQWMEADTDARMTRTANRPLPSGRVATGSAFVLGWGLCATGLAVLFKLVNGTSALFALLTIVSYLALYTPAKRISRWSTEIGAVAGAFPPLIGWAAAEPASPALGWLLFCILLFWQIPHFMAIAWIHRRDYATVNFPMLPVRDAGGRATAIWSLVNTLAVVICSAMPWMLGLASVWYLAGTLVLGAWFIVRALRFLSPVDREFSARSLFLASIIWLPLQLGALVADRLIFF is encoded by the coding sequence CTGAGCGCCACTGCAGCCGCAACACACGGGCCCGCCGCCAAGGCGGCGCTTGCCGACTATTTTGAACTGACCAAGCCGCGGCTCAGCCTTCTTTCAATTCTGACCGCAGCAGTCGGTTACGCCGCGGCGCGCGGCGGGTGGGACACGTTGCTCTTTGCCTTTGCCATGCTCGGGACGTCTCTGTGCGCGGCCGGTGTCGCCGCGCTCAACCAGTGGATGGAGGCCGACACCGATGCGCGCATGACCCGCACCGCCAACCGACCGTTGCCGTCAGGAAGGGTGGCGACAGGATCGGCTTTTGTTCTCGGGTGGGGTCTGTGCGCAACAGGGCTGGCCGTGCTTTTCAAGCTGGTGAATGGCACCAGCGCACTGTTCGCACTGCTGACCATCGTCAGCTACCTCGCACTCTACACGCCCGCGAAACGCATCTCGCGCTGGAGCACCGAAATCGGCGCCGTGGCGGGCGCATTTCCCCCGTTGATCGGCTGGGCGGCCGCTGAACCGGCCTCTCCGGCCCTCGGATGGCTGCTTTTTTGCATACTGCTTTTCTGGCAAATCCCCCATTTCATGGCCATCGCGTGGATCCACCGCAGGGATTACGCGACTGTAAATTTTCCGATGCTTCCCGTGCGCGACGCCGGCGGGCGGGCCACCGCGATCTGGTCGCTTGTCAACACCCTCGCGGTTGTCATCTGCTCGGCAATGCCATGGATGCTCGGGCTGGCTTCAGTCTGGTATCTCGCCGGCACTCTGGTCCTCGGTGCCTGGTTCATTGTCAGGGCGCTTCGTTTCCTGTCGCCCGTGGACCGCGAATTTTCCGCGCGAAGCCTGTTCCTTGCATCGATCATCTGGCTCCCGCTGCAACTCGGCGCGCTGGTCGCAGACCGGCTGATCTTCTTTTAG
- a CDS encoding cobalamin-independent methionine synthase II family protein, whose amino-acid sequence MATIPSKPRILTTTVGSYPIPDWLAALPSEQAVIDATRVVFDIQRQAGIDLPTDGELYRFDVNHPDTNGMIEYFIRPMAGVSSVVGRSVTDEFSRHHPMGFRRKPAGVAVGPLGEGSLNLLADCQRAASVSGGAFKFTVTSPYMLARTLLDHHYGSFEALTMALGEVLAAQMPRLPAACIQVDEANIPGNPSDAPLAAKSMNLVLDAIDKGTERAVHFCFGNYGGQTIQKGNWRKLVAFLNALHTDHLVLELAHRPSGDLDALKHIDKKIAIGVGVVDIKVNHIETPDEIAARIAAVEKKVGSGRVRWVHPDCGFWMLKRSIADRKMEALVRGRDLYLGR is encoded by the coding sequence ATGGCTACCATCCCTTCGAAACCTCGAATCCTCACCACAACCGTCGGTTCATACCCGATCCCGGACTGGCTCGCCGCGCTCCCCAGCGAGCAGGCGGTCATCGATGCGACACGCGTCGTCTTCGACATCCAGAGACAAGCCGGCATCGACCTCCCGACGGACGGGGAACTCTACCGCTTCGACGTCAACCACCCGGACACGAATGGCATGATCGAATACTTCATCCGTCCGATGGCCGGCGTTTCGTCGGTGGTCGGTCGCTCAGTGACGGATGAATTCTCACGCCACCACCCGATGGGTTTTCGTCGCAAGCCCGCGGGTGTGGCTGTGGGCCCTCTGGGAGAGGGTTCGCTCAATCTGCTCGCCGACTGCCAGCGCGCCGCATCCGTCTCCGGAGGGGCGTTCAAGTTCACAGTGACGAGCCCCTACATGCTCGCACGCACGCTGCTCGACCACCACTACGGCAGCTTCGAGGCTCTGACCATGGCCCTGGGCGAGGTGCTGGCCGCGCAGATGCCACGGCTGCCCGCCGCCTGCATCCAGGTCGACGAAGCCAACATCCCCGGCAATCCTTCGGATGCTCCGCTCGCCGCGAAATCGATGAATCTCGTGCTCGATGCGATCGACAAGGGGACCGAGCGCGCGGTCCATTTCTGTTTCGGCAACTACGGCGGACAGACCATCCAGAAGGGGAACTGGAGAAAGCTGGTCGCCTTTCTCAATGCGCTGCACACCGACCACCTGGTGCTCGAACTGGCGCACCGCCCCTCGGGCGATCTCGATGCTCTCAAGCACATCGACAAAAAAATCGCGATCGGTGTTGGCGTCGTCGACATCAAGGTGAATCACATTGAAACGCCGGACGAAATCGCCGCACGCATTGCGGCCGTTGAAAAGAAAGTTGGCTCCGGTCGTGTGCGCTGGGTGCATCCGGACTGCGGTTTCTGGATGCTCAAGCGTTCGATCGCCGACAGGAAAATGGAGGCGCTGGTCAGGGGTCGCGACCTCTACCTGGGACGCTAA
- the lipB gene encoding lipoyl(octanoyl) transferase LipB, whose translation MLPTRQIRAPFPDVYSTSGKVIVEDWGRTHYDDALARQLTLLEDRLAGRRGDTLVFTEHDPVFTVGLRSGADTHLLWNETELTAAGVSVRQTNRGGDITYHGPGQLVAYPIVSLERRKDLHAYLRFLEDVLVDTVASFGLNAARRSGRTGIWIEQRKIAAIGVAARRWVAYHGVALNVSPDLGHFAGIIPCGISASDGSVTSLVREGVADATLDQARAAFTAAFVRRWEG comes from the coding sequence CTGTTGCCAACGCGTCAGATCCGCGCACCTTTTCCGGACGTGTATAGCACTTCCGGCAAGGTCATCGTGGAGGATTGGGGTCGGACCCACTATGATGACGCGCTCGCGCGCCAGCTGACATTGCTGGAGGATCGGCTTGCCGGCAGGCGCGGCGACACGCTCGTTTTTACGGAGCATGATCCTGTCTTCACTGTGGGTCTGCGCTCTGGCGCCGATACGCACCTCCTCTGGAACGAAACGGAACTGACGGCGGCCGGAGTCTCGGTGAGGCAGACCAACCGCGGAGGCGACATCACCTATCACGGTCCCGGTCAGTTGGTCGCCTACCCCATCGTCTCCCTGGAGCGCAGAAAGGATCTGCACGCCTACCTCCGTTTTCTCGAGGACGTGCTCGTCGACACCGTGGCGTCCTTTGGCCTGAACGCGGCGCGCCGCTCCGGCAGGACCGGCATTTGGATCGAACAGCGCAAGATCGCCGCGATCGGCGTGGCCGCGCGACGCTGGGTCGCGTATCACGGTGTGGCGCTCAACGTTTCTCCCGATCTTGGTCATTTCGCCGGCATCATCCCCTGCGGCATCAGCGCGTCGGACGGTTCCGTCACCTCACTGGTCCGGGAAGGCGTCGCCGACGCGACGCTCGACCAAGCGAGAGCAGCCTTCACTGCAGCCTTCGTCCGGCGCTGGGAGGGATGA
- a CDS encoding IS630 family transposase — protein sequence MSRKPTILTVTADQRGVLERWVGAHGTPQQVVKRCRIILRKAEGLDDATIAEELEVNRHTCRLWRQRFVSAGPQGLWDVANGRGRKPRRGLAKRIVEATLHTKPPGRTHWSARTLAKAQGVHASTVARIWQEHGLQPHRQETFKLSRDPQFVPKLLDVVGVYLNPPQNAVVLCVDEKSQIQALDRTQPGLPLKRGRCGTWTHDYVRHGTTTLFAALNVAAGKISGHCFPRHRHIEFLKFLRQIDAEYAEADELHLIVDNYGTHKHERVQRWLARRPRFKLHFIPTSSSWLNLVERWFAELTGKAVRRGSFSSVPDLINSITRFIEQWNQEPTPFVWTAKAEDILARIERCRRRLEAIQPGCTRRKPRKKAA from the coding sequence ATGAGCAGGAAACCGACGATTCTGACGGTCACGGCAGACCAACGTGGCGTTTTGGAGCGCTGGGTGGGCGCGCACGGTACGCCCCAGCAGGTGGTGAAGCGCTGCCGGATCATTTTGCGCAAGGCCGAAGGGCTGGACGATGCCACGATTGCGGAGGAGCTGGAGGTGAACCGGCACACCTGCCGGCTGTGGCGCCAGCGCTTTGTGTCCGCAGGTCCGCAAGGATTGTGGGACGTGGCGAATGGCCGCGGGCGCAAGCCGCGCCGAGGGCTGGCGAAAAGGATCGTCGAAGCGACGCTGCACACGAAGCCGCCGGGGCGGACGCACTGGAGCGCGCGAACCCTGGCGAAGGCGCAGGGCGTGCATGCGAGCACAGTCGCGCGTATCTGGCAGGAGCATGGGTTGCAGCCGCACCGACAGGAGACGTTCAAACTCTCCCGCGATCCACAGTTTGTGCCCAAACTGCTCGATGTGGTGGGCGTTTACCTCAACCCACCGCAAAACGCGGTGGTGCTCTGCGTGGACGAGAAAAGCCAGATTCAGGCGCTGGATCGCACGCAACCAGGCCTGCCGCTGAAGCGCGGTCGCTGCGGCACCTGGACGCACGACTACGTGCGCCATGGCACGACCACGCTGTTTGCCGCATTGAACGTGGCCGCCGGCAAGATCAGCGGCCACTGCTTCCCGCGCCACCGGCACATCGAGTTCCTGAAGTTCCTGCGACAAATCGACGCGGAATATGCCGAGGCGGACGAGCTCCATCTTATCGTCGACAATTACGGCACCCACAAACACGAGCGGGTGCAGCGCTGGCTCGCCCGGCGTCCACGCTTCAAACTGCACTTCATTCCCACCAGTTCGAGCTGGCTCAATCTGGTGGAGCGCTGGTTTGCCGAACTCACCGGCAAGGCGGTGCGTCGCGGCAGCTTCTCCAGTGTTCCCGATCTGATCAACTCGATCACCCGCTTCATCGAGCAATGGAACCAGGAGCCCACGCCATTTGTTTGGACCGCCAAGGCGGAGGACATCCTTGCCAGGATCGAACGCTGTCGTCGCCGGCTCGAGGCCATCCAGCCCGGTTGCACCCGGCGAAAGCCGCGCAAGAAGGCCGCATGA
- a CDS encoding type II toxin-antitoxin system VapC family toxin, producing MFLLDTNFLIDLHDELRGDPSKGGPAQRFMEEHRSHPMAISAVTANEYAAGIHNEREARRFLRRFRLIALGRDIALLASGIDRNLSSKGLRLGENDTWQAAVALRFDLILVTDDSDFDRIPSLKHRSYRNA from the coding sequence ATGTTTCTCCTGGATACCAATTTTCTGATAGACCTGCACGACGAGTTGCGCGGCGATCCTTCGAAAGGCGGCCCGGCGCAGCGATTCATGGAGGAGCATCGCTCGCACCCAATGGCGATCAGCGCGGTGACAGCCAATGAATATGCGGCGGGCATACACAACGAACGGGAGGCGCGCCGCTTTCTGCGCCGCTTTCGGCTGATTGCCCTTGGACGAGACATCGCCCTGCTGGCATCTGGAATAGACCGCAATCTGTCATCCAAGGGACTGCGCCTTGGCGAGAATGACACCTGGCAGGCCGCCGTGGCGCTTCGTTTTGACCTGATCCTCGTGACAGATGACTCCGATTTCGACCGGATCCCCAGTCTCAAGCATCGCAGCTATCGCAATGCCTGA
- a CDS encoding N-acetyltransferase: MNITHDPGRHLFQLSLPEGDAVLEYALVPPNAVNFVHTFVPETLRGRGYAEELVKAGLAWAQSQSLQVTASCSYVARHLKRHPLGRQESHSRATAG; the protein is encoded by the coding sequence ATGAACATCACGCATGATCCCGGGCGACACCTTTTCCAGCTATCGCTTCCCGAAGGTGATGCAGTCCTTGAGTACGCGCTGGTTCCACCGAATGCCGTCAATTTTGTCCACACCTTCGTGCCAGAGACCCTGCGTGGTCGCGGCTACGCGGAGGAACTCGTGAAGGCGGGTCTCGCCTGGGCGCAGTCGCAGTCGCTGCAGGTGACGGCATCATGCAGTTATGTGGCGCGGCACCTGAAGCGTCATCCGCTCGGGCGGCAGGAATCGCACAGCCGCGCAACGGCCGGCTGA
- a CDS encoding J domain-containing protein, with the protein MEFKDYYATLGVPRSASAEDLKKAFRQLARKYHPDVAKDKRGAEEKFKEINEAYEVLGDPEKRRRYDTLGADWQEGFPPPRRGSRRPAGQPDEEQAYEFNFGGSTGFSDFFEQFFGQRSRGRRMPTMDEDDPFRGGARGSMRGRDIEGDIMVTLREVLNGAVRAISLQRSDPHTGEIETQTLKVKIPAGVREGQIIRARGKGSPGTGRGDPGDLLLHVRLAADPDFRVHGSDLYYDLSIPSWNAVLGSTEKVPTLSGRIAIKIPPGTPDGHSLRVKGHGLPTTGSTVRGDLYVVISITVPAQVSPEERALWEKLRTLSGART; encoded by the coding sequence GTGGAATTCAAAGACTACTACGCCACTCTCGGTGTTCCCAGAAGCGCATCCGCAGAGGATCTGAAAAAGGCCTTCCGCCAGCTTGCCAGAAAGTATCATCCGGATGTCGCCAAGGACAAGCGTGGCGCCGAGGAGAAGTTCAAGGAAATCAACGAGGCCTACGAGGTGCTCGGCGATCCGGAAAAGCGCAGGCGGTATGACACCCTGGGGGCTGACTGGCAGGAAGGTTTTCCACCGCCCCGACGCGGCAGCCGCCGGCCCGCCGGGCAGCCGGATGAGGAGCAGGCCTACGAGTTCAATTTCGGGGGCAGCACCGGCTTCAGCGATTTCTTCGAGCAGTTCTTTGGGCAGCGAAGCCGGGGCAGGCGCATGCCGACGATGGATGAGGACGATCCCTTTCGCGGGGGCGCGCGCGGATCCATGCGGGGGCGTGACATCGAGGGCGACATCATGGTCACGCTGCGCGAGGTGCTGAACGGGGCGGTGCGGGCCATCAGCCTGCAGCGCAGCGACCCCCATACGGGAGAGATCGAGACGCAGACCTTGAAGGTCAAGATTCCCGCGGGTGTTCGCGAGGGACAGATCATCAGGGCCCGTGGAAAGGGCAGTCCCGGGACCGGCCGTGGTGATCCGGGCGATCTGCTGCTGCATGTGCGCCTCGCCGCCGATCCTGATTTTCGGGTGCATGGCTCCGACCTCTATTACGACCTCTCCATTCCCTCATGGAATGCGGTCCTCGGTTCGACGGAGAAGGTTCCCACCCTCAGCGGGCGCATCGCCATCAAGATCCCCCCGGGAACGCCTGATGGACACTCCCTGCGAGTGAAGGGACACGGGCTCCCCACAACGGGCAGCACGGTTCGCGGGGATCTCTATGTCGTGATCTCGATCACAGTGCCCGCACAGGTGTCTCCCGAGGAACGTGCGCTTTGGGAAAAGCTGCGGACCCTCTCGGGCGCACGAACCTGA